CCAGCAAGGCTTTCAAGCATCGATTTCTTATATGACTGATATCTTCCTTCTTCAATAGCCTCTCTGATTTCTTTCATCATATTATTATAAAAATACAAATTATGCAAGACACAAAATCTCATCCCCAACATTTCATTTGCTTTTAAGAGATGTCTTATATACGCTCTGCTGTAATGCTGGCATGCCGGACAGCCACATCCTTCCTCTATCGGTCTGTCATCTGTCTCAAATCTTGCATTCTTGAGATTAAGTTTTCCATGCTTAGTGTATACGTGGGCATGTCGGCCATTTCTTGATGGATATACACAATCAAAGAAATCCACTCCTCTGTCCACTGCCTCAAGAATATTTGCAGGAGTTCCAACGCCCATGAGGTATGTCGGTCTGTCCTCCGGAAGATGTGGCACAGTGACATCGAGTATATGATACATCTGCTCCGCAGACTCTCCAACGGCAAGCCCGCCAATCGCATATCCCGGAAGGTCAAGCTCGCTTATCCTCTTTGCATGATCAATTCTGATATCATCATATATCGCCCCCTGATTGATTCCAAATAAGAGCTGATTCTTGTTTATGGTATCTGGAAGGCTGTTAAGTCTCTCCATCTCATTCTTGCATCTTACAAGCCATCTGGCAGTTCTCGCAACCGAATTCTCCACATACTGTCTGTCCGCTAGTGCAGGGGCACACTCATCAAATGCCATCGCTATAGTAGATGCCAGATTGGACTGTATCTGCATACTCTCCTCCGGTCCCATAAATATCTTTCGTCCATCGACATGTGAGTTAAATGTAACTCCTTCTTCCTTTATCTTCCTGAGTCCAGCCAGTGAGAAGACCTGAAATCCGCCTGAATCGGTAAGTATCGGCCTGTCCCAGTACATAAACTTGTGCAGACCTCCCATCTGCTTTACTATCTTGTCTCCAGGTCTCACATGAAGATGATATGTATTTGAAAGCTCTATCTGGCAGCCAATATCCTTTAGGTCGGTGGTTGCCACCGCACCCTTTATGGCCGCAGCTGTACCCACGTTCATAAACAGAGGTGTCTGCACTGTTCCGTGTACGGTCTGAAATTCAGCTCTCTTTGCTCTTCCGTCTTTACAAAGTATCTTGTACATTTTATGTAAACCTTTCTTTTAATGTCGCATTCCACCCACATTCGGGTGGTATTTAATGCCCACCAGTATCTTTTTATGTGGGCGCAGTTATCCTGTCATATAATGCACCATTTTAACTAAATTTGCAAGCGCATACTTCGCCGCGCTGCCACATAACTAAAACGGCACCTGTAATTTCACTTACAGATGCCGTTATCTCAATCTATAGGCTTTCAGTTCTGTTAGCACCGTGCTAAATCACCACTGAATTTTATCTTACTGTTTCTCCTGCAGTGTCGCTGTGGTTGTCTGCTTTTCATAGTTACCATTGTTATTTCTGTAGTATACGATGGTTACCTTATCGCCCGGCTTACAAGCAACTATCCTGTCATGGAATGTATCCATATCTGCTATGTCCTCACCGTCAAGGCTGCAAATGATATCACCTGACTGAAGTCCGCACTCCTCTGCTGCTGATCCCTGCTCTACTGATGAGATGTAAACGCCCTCTGGCATATTTAGCAGCTGTGAATACTGGCTTGTTATTGTCTGTGCTGAAATTCCAAGGTAAGCCTGGCCTGATGCTGTTCCGTCACTTGCCACCTTCTTGCCTGCTATAAGGTCATTGATGATGTCCTGTATGTCTGAGATAGGAAGTGCATATCCCATGCCTTCAACGCTTGTATCTGAATACTTTGCTGTATTTATACCGATAAGTTCTCCCTGCATATTTACAAGAGCACCGCCACTGTTACCAGGGTTGATGGCCGCATCTGTCTGAAGAACCTTTACTGTCTCATCCGATGCGCTGATCTCTCTGTTGAGTGCGCTTATATATCCAACTGTCACTGACTGTCCATATCCAAGTGCATTTCCTATAGCCACGCAAGGATCACCTACTGAGAGGTCATCCGATGAACCTACCTGAATCTCCTTTATCTCATTCAAAGTGTCATCAGATATATCTGCAAGCTTAACTGTTACAACTGCTATATCATTGTTCTCTACGTATCCCTTTACCGTTGCATCTGCACTCTTGTCATTGACAAATGTTACAGACAATGACTTGGCATTCTGTACTACGTGATAGTTTGTTGCAAGATACAGATACTGGTCATCCTTTCCTATAATGATTCCTGAACCAGCTCCTGTTGACTCCTGCTGATATGAGTTGAACCAATAGTCATATGTTGTCACATATGTACCTGTGATAGATACTATAGACGGCATGACCTTCTGGGCAACTGTTGCCACATCATAAACTGTGTTTGTGGCATCCGATGACGCCTGCTTGAGCTGCGGTGCATTGTTCTCGGTAGTTGCATCTGCGCTCGCTTCAGTAGTCGCGCTGTTCTTGTTCAGCATCTTATCTGAGCCATATCTGACACCCTGGAATACAACTCCGGCAACCAGTCCGAAAACAACTGCTGCCGCTACGACTCCGGCTACCTTCTTGCCAACCCCGCTCTTCTTTCCGCTGTTCTTCTTTGGCTTAGGCTGTTTCTCATGCTTGTGTGAAGTCTCAGTCTTGTGAGGCACCGACTGACTTCCCTGTCCATATCCACCCACATTATTTTCTGGATTCTGATATCCGGCATTCATTCTCTGGCTGTCATACCAAGCCTCCATGCCATTTACATTTCTCTGAAATCCCGAATACGCTGTATTCTGTGTACCACCCTGTACATTTGCTGTTTCACGCATATTCTGTGTCTGGGCACCCATTCTCTGCTGTGAAGTCTCTCCTGCAGGTCTGTCAAATCTTGCATCACCCTTATTGTTCATATAACTGTAATGATACAGGCTATCCTGCTGCGTTCCCTGACCAGTTTGCTCTGGATGCATGTTCTGACTGCTCTGAGTATTCTGTTCCGGCTGTGTGCCACCGGCTGAAGCATTTGAAATATTTTCGCCGTTTATCTGATTTCTGTTGTCCTGTTCCATATCTATCATCCTTTCACATATTTGATTCTTGACTAATGCTTTCTATAATTTTTATCTTCGTGGGATTTATTTCCCTATCTCTTTCTTACAGTTGATACTATACGCATTAAATGTGTCATATTTGTGTCTTTAATGTTTTAATTCTGTGCACAAATGATATATACTAATCAAGTAATAAAAATTACAGGAGGACAACATATGTTTAGAGTATGGGGAAAGCTCATAAAGGACAACCGTCTCTTAAAGGATACTGTCATATGCATAAATGATTACGAAATGACGCGCACCCACAAGGTATACAAAGCCCTTGAGGATATGTGTTATGAGTTTGATCTGGCTAAGCCTATCTGGCTGAAAAAGAACAAGGATGAGTTCATACAGAATGCCAGAACAAGATTCACAGCCGACAATTTCGTTGAGGATATAGATTTCGATTATCTTGATTTTCACGTCATTGAGGAGGAATACTAAAATGTTTTATGTTTCCTCGATAAATAAAAGCTACGGAAAAAACAAGGTCCTTACCGATATATCTCTGACTGTGGAACCAGGACAGTGCATTGCTCTTCTTGGAATCAATGGTTCTGGCAAATCAACCTTGCTCGGAATTCTCGCCGGCAGCATAAAACCGGACTCCGGGAGCTTTGGATTTGACACTCCTGCCTCCACAGCCCTTCTACCACAGGACAATCCACTTCTTCCCGAGCTTAGTGCCCTTGACAATATCAGATTGTGGAATCCGGGAAGCAAGCGATCCGTACTGAATGAACACAACATGAGCATATGCCGCAGTCTCGGTGTTGATACATTTCTTGACAAGCGAGTGTCCAAGTTATCCGGCGGAATGAAGAAGCGTCTGAGTCTAGCCATCACTATGATGTCAGATCCTGATCTTCTGCTTCTCGATGAACCACTGGCATCCCTTGACCTTCTCTGCAAAAACGGTATTCTGAGATATCTGCAGTCATACACTGCATGCGGAGGAAGTGTTATCATCGCAACACACGAGACATCGGCTCTGGATATCTGTGACCAGATATACACTTTAAAAGGAGGTCACATCCGCCTTGCCCTGGACAAGAAAACAGATCCTGACGGATTTGCCTCTGATACTTATTTGAAACTTTTGTACTGATCCATCGTCAGCTTTATCAAAGGAGTACTATGTTTTTCAGACTCATAAAAACTGATTTCAAGAGAATAACCGGTTACGGAATATACATGATAATTGCTGCATTTGTCATCATGTC
This sequence is a window from Coprococcus eutactus. Protein-coding genes within it:
- a CDS encoding ATP-binding cassette domain-containing protein — encoded protein: MFYVSSINKSYGKNKVLTDISLTVEPGQCIALLGINGSGKSTLLGILAGSIKPDSGSFGFDTPASTALLPQDNPLLPELSALDNIRLWNPGSKRSVLNEHNMSICRSLGVDTFLDKRVSKLSGGMKKRLSLAITMMSDPDLLLLDEPLASLDLLCKNGILRYLQSYTACGGSVIIATHETSALDICDQIYTLKGGHIRLALDKKTDPDGFASDTYLKLLY
- a CDS encoding S1C family serine protease; the protein is MEQDNRNQINGENISNASAGGTQPEQNTQSSQNMHPEQTGQGTQQDSLYHYSYMNNKGDARFDRPAGETSQQRMGAQTQNMRETANVQGGTQNTAYSGFQRNVNGMEAWYDSQRMNAGYQNPENNVGGYGQGSQSVPHKTETSHKHEKQPKPKKNSGKKSGVGKKVAGVVAAAVVFGLVAGVVFQGVRYGSDKMLNKNSATTEASADATTENNAPQLKQASSDATNTVYDVATVAQKVMPSIVSITGTYVTTYDYWFNSYQQESTGAGSGIIIGKDDQYLYLATNYHVVQNAKSLSVTFVNDKSADATVKGYVENNDIAVVTVKLADISDDTLNEIKEIQVGSSDDLSVGDPCVAIGNALGYGQSVTVGYISALNREISASDETVKVLQTDAAINPGNSGGALVNMQGELIGINTAKYSDTSVEGMGYALPISDIQDIINDLIAGKKVASDGTASGQAYLGISAQTITSQYSQLLNMPEGVYISSVEQGSAAEECGLQSGDIICSLDGEDIADMDTFHDRIVACKPGDKVTIVYYRNNNGNYEKQTTTATLQEKQ
- the tgt gene encoding tRNA guanosine(34) transglycosylase Tgt — translated: MYKILCKDGRAKRAEFQTVHGTVQTPLFMNVGTAAAIKGAVATTDLKDIGCQIELSNTYHLHVRPGDKIVKQMGGLHKFMYWDRPILTDSGGFQVFSLAGLRKIKEEGVTFNSHVDGRKIFMGPEESMQIQSNLASTIAMAFDECAPALADRQYVENSVARTARWLVRCKNEMERLNSLPDTINKNQLLFGINQGAIYDDIRIDHAKRISELDLPGYAIGGLAVGESAEQMYHILDVTVPHLPEDRPTYLMGVGTPANILEAVDRGVDFFDCVYPSRNGRHAHVYTKHGKLNLKNARFETDDRPIEEGCGCPACQHYSRAYIRHLLKANEMLGMRFCVLHNLYFYNNMMKEIREAIEEGRYQSYKKSMLESLAGGEQ